GAGCGACCGGAGGTCGCGCGCAAGGTCGTCGCGGTGATCGACGAGGCGACCGACCTCGTGAATGCCGATTTCAAGAAGTACAAGCCGATCCTCGCCAAATATACGCCGATCAAGGAAGACCAGCTCGAGCTCCTGGCACAGCCTTATCTGCGCGGCTTCAAGGACCTCAACGACACCGACATGAAGTCGTACCAGGCTCTGGTCGATGTCTTCATCAAGGAGGGTGCGGTGGCAGGCCCGATCAACGTCAAGGACAAGCTGCTCGCCAAGTCCGATCTCGGAAACTGATTGGATCATCCGATGGGGAACGTGACCGCGATCCGCAGCGTAGACGGGCCAGCCGCCGAAAGTCCGTCACCTGTTCCACCGCCGAAGCCGCGGCAGGCCTATGTCACCGTGCGTGGGCTGAGTAAGAAATTCCAGGGCACGACGATCTACGACGATTTCTCGATCGACCTGCCGATGGGGAGTTTTATTTCGGTGTTCGGCCCGAACGGTTGCGGCAAGAGCACTTTCATCAACATGATCTCCGGCCTGATGCCGATGGATGCGGGTGAGGTGCTCTATGACGGCCAGATCATTCGGGACACCAGGATATCGTACGTCTTCCAGAACTATCGGGAAGCGCTGTTTCCTTGGATGCGCGCGATCGACAACATCCACTATCCGCTGAAGGTGCTCGGGGTGGATCGTAGGGAACGTCGGCGGCGGGTCGAAAAGCTGCTCGCGGATTTCGATGTGCCGTTCGACCTCAATGCCTATCCCTACACACTGTCTGGAGGCCAGCAGCAGACGGTTTCGATCCTGCGCGCGCTCGTGACCGAACCCGAAGTGCTGTTCCTCGACGAGCCCTTCTCCGCCCTGGACTACGAGATGACGCTGTTCATGCGCGAACGGCTCCAGCACATCTTCATGAAGTTGAAAACCACGATGCTGCTGGTGTCGCACGATCTCGAGGAGGCTATCCAGCTCGCCGATCAGGTCGTGCTGCTGACGCGCCGGCCGACGCGGGTGGCGGAGATCGTTCCGGTCGATCTGCCCTGGCCGCGCGACCTCGACGTCACGACCGGCGAAGACTTTATCGCCCTGAAACGCCATTGCCTCGACCGCTTCTGGCGCGAGGTCAAGCGAGACTCATTCGACTAACCTTCGAAAAATAAGGAGACCCAATATGACGAAGCGCCGTTTCCGCGCTGCCGCCGTCCAGACGCTTGCCCGTTTGGGAGACTTTGACCACAACATCGCGCTGGCCACGCAATATGTCGAGGAAGCGGTGAGGCAGGGAGCCGAACTGGTGGTGTTCCCCGAGTGCATGGACACCGGCTATCTGTTTGATTCCGCCGAGCATTGCCGTGAGCTCGCCGAAACCATGTCGGACGGTCCGTTCGTTACGGCGCTGTCCGCGCTCGCCAAGAAGCACCGCATCTACATTGCCAGCGGCGTCACCGAATGGGATCCGGACAAGGAGAAGATCTTCAACACCGGAATCATGTTCGGCCGGAACGGCGAGACCGTCTGCCACTACCACAAGCAGTTCCTCGCCACCCACGATCAGAACTGGTTTGCGTTCGGCGAGCGCGGCTGCCCGGTGGTGGAGACCGATCTCGGCAAGATCGGCCTGCTCATCTGCTTCGACGGCCGCATTCCCGAGATCTTCCGCGCGATGGCGATGCAGGGTGCGGAGGTGATCGTCGATATGGCGAACTTCTTCGCCATGGACCAGGCGGACATGTGGGGCCCCGCCCGCAGCTACGAGAACGGTCTGTGGCTCGTGGCCGCAACCAAGGCTGGCTATGAGCGATCGATCTATTATCCCGGCGGCAGCATGATCGTCGATCCCAAGGGACGCGTGCTGTCGAAGGTGCCGTACGATACGCACGGAATGGCCATTGCCGACATCGATCTCGACGCCGCGCGCGACAAGTCGATCTACGCGGCGAACGACAAGATCGCCGATCGCCGTCCCGAAACTTATGGCCTGATGTCGCTGTCGTACGAGAAGACACCGGTCTACCGGATCGCGGAGCAACCGCTGATTCCCGCGAAATCCGTCGCCAAGATCGCGGCCGTGCAGATGCATGTGACCAAGGATAGCCCGGCCGAGGACGTGTTCGACATGATCGACCACGCCGCCAAGCTCGGCATCAAGGTTCTC
The sequence above is drawn from the Afipia sp. P52-10 genome and encodes:
- a CDS encoding ABC transporter ATP-binding protein; the protein is MGNVTAIRSVDGPAAESPSPVPPPKPRQAYVTVRGLSKKFQGTTIYDDFSIDLPMGSFISVFGPNGCGKSTFINMISGLMPMDAGEVLYDGQIIRDTRISYVFQNYREALFPWMRAIDNIHYPLKVLGVDRRERRRRVEKLLADFDVPFDLNAYPYTLSGGQQQTVSILRALVTEPEVLFLDEPFSALDYEMTLFMRERLQHIFMKLKTTMLLVSHDLEEAIQLADQVVLLTRRPTRVAEIVPVDLPWPRDLDVTTGEDFIALKRHCLDRFWREVKRDSFD
- a CDS encoding carbon-nitrogen hydrolase family protein, giving the protein MTKRRFRAAAVQTLARLGDFDHNIALATQYVEEAVRQGAELVVFPECMDTGYLFDSAEHCRELAETMSDGPFVTALSALAKKHRIYIASGVTEWDPDKEKIFNTGIMFGRNGETVCHYHKQFLATHDQNWFAFGERGCPVVETDLGKIGLLICFDGRIPEIFRAMAMQGAEVIVDMANFFAMDQADMWGPARSYENGLWLVAATKAGYERSIYYPGGSMIVDPKGRVLSKVPYDTHGMAIADIDLDAARDKSIYAANDKIADRRPETYGLMSLSYEKTPVYRIAEQPLIPAKSVAKIAAVQMHVTKDSPAEDVFDMIDHAAKLGIKVLALPEYAFCPSAIPNAAEAAALADQTTSLLAKTAAIASRYQCLIALPTVERAAAGLYVTTFLIGPDGKEVGKYRKTHLTAEERKWAKAGDDYPVFDTPFGRIGVMSGYDAVFPEVSRCLGIAAADIILWPASLREPFERELLAIPRAEDNRVAVVLANRVDSPYPGGSLVIPPNGFPLWDINVVAPRVLKLGAVMPKHIDLAVCRQKLMIPKVDMFANRLVDTYTPIIAA